ACGATAATTTTTTATAAAATGGCTGATTACTTCAATGTGACAAAATTGTAATATTAACATTAATTTTGTCACCATAAGCGATGGTACAGGTACAGTAAAAAATATAGAATATAAATGTATTTAATGATTGTTCTCTCCTTAATTGGGAGAGAATTTTTCTAATAGAATGTGGAGGGGTATAATATGGATGTAGTACTTGAGACAAAAAATTTAAGAAAAGAATATGGCTCAAAAGGAATGGTTTTTAGAGCTGTAGACGATATCGATTTAGAAGTATATAAAGGAGAATTTTTAGGCATTATGGGTCCGTCAGGAGCGGGAAAGACTACGCTTTTGAATATGTTATCTACAATTGATAGACCTACTTCCGGAGAAATATATTATGAGGGAAAAAGTGTATTAAATATGAAAAATAAGGAGCTATCTATATTTAGGCGAAACAACATAGGGTTTATATTTCAAGACTTCAATCTATTGGACAGTATGTCTGTTGAGGACAATATAGCACTGCCGCTTGCTCTTTCAAAAGTAAATGCAAAAGAAATAAAAGAAAAAGTTGAGAAATTAAGCAGTTTCTTTGGGCTTCATGAGCAATTAAAAAAATATCCGTATCAATTGTCAGGAGGTCAGAAACAAAGAGCCGCAGCGGCTAGGGCACTTATTACATCACCTTCGATAGTTTTTGCAGATGAGCCTACTGGCGCGTTGGATTCAAAGTCTTCTCAAGAACTTTTGCAATGTTTGTCAATGATGAATGAAAAATTCAGTACAACTATTATTATGGTTACTCATGATGCATTTGCAGCAAGTTACTGTAAGAGAATTTTATTTATTAAAGACGGGAAAATACATGCAAGAATAGACAAAGATTCATCCAGGAAAGAATTCTTTAAAAGGATAATAGATTTTCTTGGCACTATGGGAGGTGGCACAGATGAACTCTTTTAAAATGGCTATCATAAATTTCAAGAGAAATGCAAAGACTTACGGATTGTACCTTATGGCGATGACTTTTTCCGTAGCTGCTTATTATAATTTTTTATCGATGAGGTATAATCCTCAGTTTTTAGAATATAAAGATATATCAAGTTATATAGGAGGGGCGTCCGTGAGTGCCTCTACGCTTATGATGATGTTCTTGATATTTTTTATAGTGTATTCAAGCAATTTTTTCTTAAATCAGAGGAAACGGGAAATAGGCGTATATGCGTTTATGGGTATTGATAACTATAAGATAGCTTTTATTTTCGCTTCAGAAGGGCTGCTGATGGGAATATTATCTTTAGCTATCGGACTGATAATCGGAATATTATTTAGCAAATTGTTCATGATGGTGCTTGCAAAAGTAGCTATTTTAAATATAACAATTAAGTTTTTTATATCAATGAAAGCTATTGTTGAAACAATAATTGCTTATTCGATTATCTTGGCCGTTACATTTTTAAAAGGGTATTTTGATGTTATCAGAAGTAACCTCATAGAATTGTTGAATTCACTAAAAAAAGAAGAAGAGCTGCCAAAAGTCAACTACTTTAAAGGGATAGCTTCAATAATTATAATCGGGATAGGGTATTACATCGCCCACAATTATTTGAAATTTGGCTTTGGAAAAGCACTGTTGGCAACAATACTTTTAATTACATGGGGTACATACTGGCTATTCGGTTCTTTTTTCTCTATGGTAATCAGGCATTATATAAATAGAAAGAGCTTTTTATATAAAGGTGTAAACATTGTAAGCTTTTCTAATATAGCATTTAGGATAAAAAATAATTATAGAACACTGGCGGCAGTAGCAATATTGATAACAACATGTATTACTTGTTTTGGAACTGTAAGCTCTGTTAAGTACTATGTAGAAAAGAATCACAAAATAGAAGTTCCCTATACTGTTTCTTATATTTCAGAAGACAAAGATATAATCGCAAAAGTTGATAAAATTATCAAGGATTCAGGCCATGAAGTGGAGATTAAGGAGAAAGCGAATTTCTTATTTGTACCTGATGATGAACTCGTAGTAGCAAGACTTACAGATTTAAAAACCATTTTATCAGATTTAAAAGTTGAAAATAGAGAAAATATAATATCAAAGTTTGATTTATCAGATGATGAGGTAGGTTATATAGAGAGACCTACTACAATGATGAGTATTTTAAAAAAAGAAGATAGTATTAAGTTAAATGGGAAAAACTACGATATAAAAGTAAATACTAAAGTCCCTCTTTTTGGGAATGGACTGCCATATCCATGCATTGTCGTCAATGATGAAGAGTATGATCAATTGAAATTACATTTTTATGAGCAGCAGTTTAATGGAATTATATTAGACAATCCGAATGAAACAAAAGGTTTAACTTATGAGCTTGCAGGAGTATTGCCGAGGGAGTCCAGGTTGTATACCTATTGGATGGCCGGCGCATCATTTTATAATTTTGCAGGGATTATTTATTTTGTAGGTTCCTTCTTATCTTTAGTATTTGTATTTGCAACCGGAAGCATAATCTATTTTAAGATTCTGAGTGAATCTTTTAGGGATAAAAATAAGTATGAGATATTAAAGAAATTGGGAACTACAGATTTTGAAATATACAGCTCAATTTCAAAGCAAGTAGGCATCTTCTTTATACTGCCATTGATAGTAGGAGTAATTCACAGCGCTGTTGCTATTTCAGTATTAAGTGATATGATGAACTACAGTTTAGTTGTGCCAACAGCAATAAGTGTATTAGTTTTTGCGCTGGTATATGGAATATTCTACGTATTTACAACAAGAAAGTTCATCACAGAAATATAGTAGATGGAAGATGAAGATGCAATTTAAAACAGCCTTGTTATGAGGCTGTTTTTCTCCTTATTATAAGGCAATTATAGAAAAAAAGTAAACTATTTAGCAATAAAAATATGTGCGTTTTAGTTTATTTATAAAGCCAGTAATACAGAATAATATATATTATGTATTAAATTTTTGTGGAAGTTGAGTGAATGAAAAGGTGAATGGTGATTTTGATTTAAAAGAAGTAGGAATGCGTATAAGAGCAGAAAGAGAGCGGATGGGATTAACAAGAGAGCAGTTTGCAGAAGCAGTAGGTGTTTCTGCTATGTATATTGGGCATATAGAGCGTGCTCAACGAGTAATGAGTTTAAAGACATTTGTACGTATTGCAAAGAGCCTTCAT
The nucleotide sequence above comes from Thermoanaerobacterium sp. CMT5567-10. Encoded proteins:
- a CDS encoding ABC transporter ATP-binding protein — translated: MDVVLETKNLRKEYGSKGMVFRAVDDIDLEVYKGEFLGIMGPSGAGKTTLLNMLSTIDRPTSGEIYYEGKSVLNMKNKELSIFRRNNIGFIFQDFNLLDSMSVEDNIALPLALSKVNAKEIKEKVEKLSSFFGLHEQLKKYPYQLSGGQKQRAAAARALITSPSIVFADEPTGALDSKSSQELLQCLSMMNEKFSTTIIMVTHDAFAASYCKRILFIKDGKIHARIDKDSSRKEFFKRIIDFLGTMGGGTDELF
- a CDS encoding FtsX-like permease family protein, which produces MNSFKMAIINFKRNAKTYGLYLMAMTFSVAAYYNFLSMRYNPQFLEYKDISSYIGGASVSASTLMMMFLIFFIVYSSNFFLNQRKREIGVYAFMGIDNYKIAFIFASEGLLMGILSLAIGLIIGILFSKLFMMVLAKVAILNITIKFFISMKAIVETIIAYSIILAVTFLKGYFDVIRSNLIELLNSLKKEEELPKVNYFKGIASIIIIGIGYYIAHNYLKFGFGKALLATILLITWGTYWLFGSFFSMVIRHYINRKSFLYKGVNIVSFSNIAFRIKNNYRTLAAVAILITTCITCFGTVSSVKYYVEKNHKIEVPYTVSYISEDKDIIAKVDKIIKDSGHEVEIKEKANFLFVPDDELVVARLTDLKTILSDLKVENRENIISKFDLSDDEVGYIERPTTMMSILKKEDSIKLNGKNYDIKVNTKVPLFGNGLPYPCIVVNDEEYDQLKLHFYEQQFNGIILDNPNETKGLTYELAGVLPRESRLYTYWMAGASFYNFAGIIYFVGSFLSLVFVFATGSIIYFKILSESFRDKNKYEILKKLGTTDFEIYSSISKQVGIFFILPLIVGVIHSAVAISVLSDMMNYSLVVPTAISVLVFALVYGIFYVFTTRKFITEI
- a CDS encoding helix-turn-helix domain-containing protein, producing MNEKVNGDFDLKEVGMRIRAERERMGLTREQFAEAVGVSAMYIGHIERAQRVMSLKTFVRIAKSLHVSTDYLLFGINEAKNKNNDGKEDVLIELLNKCTDRERKIAEEILKLLVTYIK